In Neorhizobium galegae, the following proteins share a genomic window:
- the araD1 gene encoding AraD1 family protein, which produces MLRVLQVVNGAGASIVVAWDGEGAARAVNGVSSTYDLACQAIAAGQTLAQRIDAAGLGDAVDLEKAAGEGRLGLPITHPDPAHFIVAGTGLTHLGSADGRDKMHKAAQATEKPTDSMRMFLMGVEGGKPKPGEAGVQPEWFYKGNGSQLRATGSDLVSPAFALDGGEEPELAGIYLIGPDGTPFRLGFCLANEFSDHVTEKGNYLWLAHSKLRQAALGAELLVGDLPDHVEGTSRVRRGDEVIFEKPFLSGEANMSHTIANLEHHNFKYDIFRQPGDLHVHFFGTATLSFSEGIKTEPGDVFEISAAPFKLPLVNRLTVAADAPVTIKKL; this is translated from the coding sequence ATGTTGCGGGTTCTTCAGGTCGTGAATGGCGCTGGTGCGTCTATTGTTGTCGCGTGGGATGGCGAAGGTGCTGCCCGTGCGGTGAACGGCGTTTCGTCCACCTATGATCTCGCCTGCCAAGCGATTGCCGCCGGCCAGACATTGGCTCAACGGATCGACGCCGCCGGTCTCGGCGATGCCGTCGATCTTGAAAAGGCCGCGGGCGAAGGGCGCCTTGGCCTGCCGATCACCCATCCGGACCCGGCGCATTTCATCGTCGCCGGCACCGGTCTGACGCATCTCGGCTCGGCCGATGGTCGCGACAAGATGCACAAGGCGGCGCAGGCGACGGAAAAGCCGACCGATTCGATGCGCATGTTCCTGATGGGCGTCGAAGGCGGCAAGCCGAAACCCGGTGAGGCCGGCGTGCAGCCGGAATGGTTCTACAAGGGCAACGGCTCGCAGCTTCGCGCCACCGGGAGCGATCTGGTATCTCCGGCCTTCGCGCTCGATGGCGGCGAGGAGCCGGAACTGGCGGGCATCTATCTGATCGGCCCGGACGGCACGCCCTTCCGGCTGGGCTTCTGTCTCGCCAACGAATTTTCCGACCATGTGACCGAGAAGGGCAACTATCTCTGGCTCGCCCATTCCAAGCTGCGCCAGGCGGCCCTCGGCGCGGAACTTCTGGTCGGCGACCTGCCGGACCACGTGGAAGGCACATCACGCGTGCGGCGCGGTGACGAGGTGATCTTCGAAAAGCCGTTTCTCTCGGGCGAGGCGAACATGTCGCACACGATCGCCAACCTCGAACATCATAATTTCAAATACGATATCTTCCGCCAGCCGGGCGATCTGCATGTACATTTCTTCGGAACTGCGACGCTGTCGTTCTCCGAGGGGATCAAGACGGAGCCGGGCGACGTTTTCGAGATTTCCGCGGCCCCCTTCAAGCTGCCGCTCGTCAACCGGCTGACTGTCGCGGCGGATGCGCCCGTGACGATCAAGAAGCTCTGA
- a CDS encoding ABC transporter permease, with product MTNRLTRRLKRLAPQIIALTVILALITAVAPGFLNVSFQNGRLYGSLIDILVRAAPVALLTIGMTLVIATRGIDLSIGAVIAICGAVAATLIAHDYPLPVVILISLGVGLLCGLWNGVLVALLDIQPIIATLILMVAGRGIAQLITEGVILTFNNDSFAALGSGSLAGIPIPILIWICAALIIGLLVRRSALGFLIEATGINRRAATLAGVRARFLLFFVYAISGLCAAIAGLIVTADIRGADANNAGLWLELDAILAVVIGGTSLNGGRFSITASLIGALIIQSINTGILVSGFPPEFNLIIKAGIIIVVLTLQSPAIMTLFGFLKASRRKGETVSRETPHKAEGTVR from the coding sequence ATGACGAACCGCCTCACCCGCCGGCTGAAACGCCTGGCGCCCCAGATCATCGCGCTCACCGTCATCCTCGCCCTCATCACGGCGGTCGCGCCCGGCTTCCTCAACGTCTCGTTCCAGAACGGCCGGCTCTACGGCAGTTTGATCGATATCCTGGTGCGCGCCGCGCCGGTCGCGCTGCTGACGATCGGCATGACGCTGGTCATCGCCACCCGCGGCATCGATCTCTCGATCGGCGCGGTGATCGCCATCTGCGGGGCGGTTGCCGCGACGCTGATCGCACACGATTATCCGCTGCCGGTCGTGATCCTGATCTCGCTCGGCGTCGGCCTCCTCTGCGGCCTCTGGAACGGCGTGCTGGTCGCCCTCCTCGACATCCAGCCGATCATCGCCACCTTGATCCTGATGGTGGCCGGCCGCGGCATCGCCCAGCTCATCACCGAGGGCGTCATCCTCACCTTCAACAACGACAGCTTCGCGGCGCTTGGTTCCGGGTCCCTCGCAGGCATCCCGATCCCGATCCTCATCTGGATCTGCGCCGCCCTGATCATCGGCCTGCTGGTGCGCCGCTCGGCGCTCGGGTTCCTGATCGAGGCGACCGGCATCAACCGCCGCGCCGCGACGCTCGCCGGCGTACGCGCCCGTTTCCTGCTGTTCTTCGTCTATGCGATCTCCGGCCTCTGCGCCGCCATCGCCGGGCTGATCGTCACCGCCGATATCCGCGGGGCTGACGCCAACAACGCCGGCCTGTGGCTGGAGCTCGACGCCATCCTCGCCGTCGTCATCGGCGGCACCTCACTGAACGGCGGGCGTTTTTCCATCACCGCATCGCTGATCGGCGCGCTGATCATCCAGTCGATCAACACGGGCATCCTCGTCTCGGGTTTCCCGCCGGAATTCAACCTGATCATCAAGGCCGGGATCATCATCGTCGTCCTCACCCTGCAGTCGCCGGCGATCATGACGCTGTTCGGCTTCCTCAAGGCTTCGCGGCGCAAGGGCGAGACGGTATCCCGCGAGACACCCCATAAGGCGGAAGGAACGGTTCGATGA
- a CDS encoding FadR/GntR family transcriptional regulator — MGLLETTISGRKRRSNHAHVVAELGRGIVSGKIPEGSLLPGDTELSARFGVSRTVLRESMKTLAAKRLVEAKAKVGTRVLDKASWNFFDSDVLGWRFESGLDFEFIEHLAEMRMALEPAAAAAAALRASSDDIVALYAIAAKFDDLSHTPETIAKVDLEFHLAIARMSGNPFMRSASALIEAALAISFQLSSPAASPEKIDEVATNHLRIAHAVASRDPDRAISAMRHVIEVGKIRIANSFEVTLPA; from the coding sequence GTGGGACTTCTGGAAACGACGATCAGTGGGCGAAAGCGCCGCAGCAACCACGCGCATGTGGTGGCGGAGCTCGGCCGGGGGATCGTTTCCGGCAAGATCCCGGAAGGCTCCCTGCTGCCCGGCGACACCGAGCTTTCCGCCCGTTTCGGCGTGTCCCGCACGGTGTTGCGCGAATCCATGAAGACGCTCGCCGCCAAACGGCTGGTCGAAGCCAAGGCCAAGGTCGGCACCCGTGTGCTCGACAAGGCCAGCTGGAACTTCTTCGACTCGGACGTGCTCGGCTGGCGCTTCGAATCCGGGCTGGATTTCGAATTCATCGAGCATCTGGCGGAAATGCGCATGGCCTTGGAACCGGCAGCAGCAGCCGCAGCTGCGTTACGCGCATCCAGCGACGACATCGTCGCGCTCTACGCGATCGCCGCGAAATTCGATGATCTCTCCCATACGCCGGAAACCATCGCCAAGGTGGACCTCGAATTCCACCTCGCCATCGCCCGCATGTCGGGCAATCCGTTCATGCGCTCGGCGAGCGCGCTGATCGAGGCGGCGCTTGCCATTTCCTTCCAGCTCTCCTCGCCGGCTGCCTCGCCGGAAAAGATCGACGAGGTCGCCACCAACCACCTGAGAATCGCCCATGCCGTCGCCTCGCGTGATCCTGACAGGGCGATCTCCGCCATGCGGCATGTCATCGAGGTCGGCAAGATCCGCATTGCCAACTCGTTCGAAGTGACCTTGCCGGCCTGA
- the yjfF gene encoding galactofuranose ABC transporter, permease protein YjfF, giving the protein MIHTRNLPFVTTLGIFVIAYALCVLQFPNMLSMRVIGNLLTDNAFLGIAAVGMTFVILSGGIDLSIGSVIAFTSVFVAVLVGSLGVHPLVAFAAVLVVSTLFGSLMGAMIRYLGIPPFVVTLAGMFLARGAAYLISTESVPISHEMIDTIQGFYFRFPGGGRLTALAILMLLVFIVGAFIAGRTRFGANVYAIGGSQQSAELMGVPVGSTTVGIYALSGFLSGLAGIAYTLYTSSGYSLATVGVELDAIAAVVIGGTLLTGGVGLVAGTFIGILIQGLIQTYIVFDGTLSSWWTKIVIGILLFVFIVLQRGIIWYSNRRLAEGRLKEI; this is encoded by the coding sequence ATGATCCATACCCGCAACCTGCCCTTCGTCACTACGCTCGGCATCTTCGTCATCGCCTATGCCCTCTGCGTTCTGCAGTTCCCGAACATGCTGTCGATGCGCGTCATCGGCAACCTTCTGACCGACAACGCCTTTCTCGGCATCGCCGCGGTTGGCATGACCTTCGTCATCCTGTCGGGCGGCATCGATCTGTCGATCGGCTCGGTGATCGCCTTCACCAGCGTTTTCGTCGCCGTCCTGGTTGGCTCCCTCGGCGTCCACCCGCTCGTCGCCTTCGCCGCCGTGCTGGTCGTCTCGACCTTGTTCGGCAGCCTGATGGGAGCGATGATCCGCTATCTCGGCATACCGCCCTTCGTGGTGACGCTCGCTGGCATGTTTTTGGCCCGAGGGGCTGCCTACCTGATCTCGACGGAATCCGTGCCGATCTCACATGAGATGATCGACACGATCCAGGGCTTCTACTTCCGCTTCCCGGGCGGCGGCAGGCTGACCGCGCTTGCCATTCTGATGCTGCTGGTGTTCATCGTCGGAGCCTTCATCGCCGGCCGCACCCGCTTCGGCGCCAATGTCTATGCAATCGGCGGCAGTCAGCAATCGGCCGAGCTGATGGGGGTCCCGGTCGGCTCCACGACGGTCGGCATCTACGCGCTGTCCGGCTTCCTTTCCGGCCTCGCCGGCATTGCCTACACGCTCTACACCTCGTCGGGCTATTCGCTGGCGACGGTCGGCGTCGAACTCGACGCGATCGCGGCGGTCGTGATCGGCGGCACGCTTCTGACCGGCGGCGTCGGCCTGGTCGCGGGAACGTTCATCGGTATTTTGATCCAGGGTCTGATCCAGACCTACATTGTCTTCGACGGCACGCTGTCGTCCTGGTGGACGAAAATCGTCATCGGCATCCTGCTCTTCGTCTTCATTGTATTGCAGCGCGGAATCATCTGGTATTCAAACCGACGACTGGCCGAGGGACGGCTGAAGGAGATCTGA
- the ytfQ gene encoding galactofuranose ABC transporter, galactofuranose-binding protein YtfQ: protein MKRALAAAVAALTLSLASGVSAASLTVGFSQIGSESGWRAAETTVTKQEAEKRGVTLKFADAQQKQENQIKAIRGFIAQKVDAIFIAPVVATGWDAVLKEAKEEKIPVILLDRDIDAPKDLYLTAVTSDQVFEGKVAGDWLVKEIGSKNCKVVELQGTTGSSPAINRKKGFEQAITGHANIKIARSQTGDFTRTKGKEVMESFIKAEGGGKDICAVYAHNDDMAVGAIQAIKEAGLKPGTDIKVVSIDAVPDIFQAMAKGEANATVELTPNMAGPAFDALNAYLKDKKAPPKWIQTESKLYTAKDDPMKVYEAKKGLGY from the coding sequence ATGAAAAGAGCTCTCGCGGCAGCTGTAGCCGCTCTTACCCTATCGTTGGCATCCGGCGTTTCCGCCGCGTCCCTGACAGTCGGTTTCTCGCAGATCGGATCCGAATCCGGCTGGCGTGCCGCCGAAACCACGGTCACCAAGCAGGAGGCCGAAAAACGCGGCGTTACCCTGAAGTTTGCCGATGCGCAGCAGAAGCAGGAAAACCAGATCAAGGCGATCCGCGGCTTCATCGCCCAAAAGGTCGACGCGATCTTCATCGCACCGGTGGTCGCCACCGGCTGGGATGCGGTTCTCAAGGAAGCCAAGGAAGAGAAAATCCCGGTCATCCTGCTCGACCGCGACATCGACGCACCGAAGGACCTCTACCTGACGGCCGTCACCTCCGACCAGGTGTTCGAAGGCAAGGTCGCCGGCGACTGGCTGGTCAAGGAAATCGGCTCCAAGAACTGCAAGGTCGTGGAACTTCAGGGCACGACCGGCTCTTCGCCGGCCATCAACCGCAAGAAGGGCTTTGAACAGGCGATCACCGGGCATGCCAACATCAAGATCGCCCGCTCGCAGACCGGCGACTTCACCCGTACCAAGGGCAAGGAAGTCATGGAAAGCTTCATCAAGGCCGAAGGCGGCGGCAAGGACATCTGCGCGGTCTATGCCCATAACGACGACATGGCCGTCGGCGCCATCCAGGCGATCAAGGAAGCCGGCTTGAAGCCCGGTACCGACATCAAGGTCGTTTCGATCGACGCCGTGCCGGATATCTTCCAGGCGATGGCCAAGGGGGAAGCCAATGCGACGGTCGAGCTGACGCCGAATATGGCCGGCCCCGCCTTCGATGCCCTCAACGCCTATCTGAAGGACAAGAAGGCTCCGCCGAAGTGGATCCAGACGGAATCGAAGCTCTATACCGCCAAGGATGACCCGATGAAGGTCTACGAAGCCAAGAAGGGCCTCGGTTACTGA
- a CDS encoding sugar ABC transporter ATP-binding protein gives MSDTNSLLEARGIGKAFLGITALDAVDFTLERGEIHALLGENGAGKSTLIKILTGVYSRDHGTMRLDGAEVTPASVAEAQGLGIGTVYQEVNLLENLTVAENLFLGRQPRRFGLIDRREMRRRSKALLERYGLDIDVDALLSSYSVAVRQLVAIARAVDLSGKVLVLDEPTASLDAHEVEMLFTVLRRLREEGLGIIIITHFLNQVYAVADRVTVLRNGRLVGTRKLAELPRLELISMMLGRELQHITREHQAQEETIASTAEAPIRFSSYGKRGSVAPFDLDIRPGEVVGVAGLLGSGRTETAFLLFGIDRADSGTATIDNQQVALSSPEAAIASGFGFCPEERKTDGIIGDFSVADNIALAVQARQGWAKPLSSREKAALAEGFIKSLDIRPPDPNRQMKFLSGGNQQKAILARWLATEPRLLILDEPTRGIDIGAHAEILKMIEKLCADGMSLVVISSELEELTAIAHRVIVLSDRKHIAELKGDQVTADNIMQAIAAPARTEAA, from the coding sequence ATGTCGGATACGAATTCACTTCTGGAAGCCCGGGGCATCGGCAAGGCCTTCCTCGGCATCACGGCGCTCGACGCCGTCGATTTCACGCTGGAGCGCGGCGAGATCCATGCTCTTCTCGGCGAAAACGGCGCCGGCAAATCGACGTTGATCAAGATCCTGACCGGGGTCTACAGCCGCGATCACGGCACCATGCGCCTCGACGGCGCGGAAGTGACGCCGGCCAGCGTCGCGGAGGCGCAAGGCCTCGGCATCGGCACAGTCTACCAGGAGGTCAATCTCCTCGAAAACCTGACGGTCGCTGAAAACCTCTTCCTCGGCCGCCAGCCGCGCCGTTTCGGCCTGATCGACCGCCGCGAAATGCGCCGCCGCTCGAAGGCGCTTCTCGAACGCTACGGCCTCGACATCGATGTCGACGCCCTGCTCTCGTCCTATTCCGTTGCCGTCCGCCAGCTTGTCGCCATCGCCCGCGCCGTCGATCTGTCCGGCAAGGTTCTTGTGCTCGACGAGCCGACCGCCAGCCTGGACGCTCACGAGGTGGAGATGCTGTTTACGGTGCTGCGCCGGCTGCGCGAGGAAGGTCTCGGCATCATCATCATCACCCATTTTTTGAACCAGGTTTATGCGGTCGCCGACCGTGTCACGGTCTTGCGCAACGGCCGGCTTGTCGGCACCCGCAAGCTCGCCGAATTGCCGCGGCTGGAGCTGATCTCGATGATGCTCGGCCGCGAGCTGCAGCACATCACCCGCGAACATCAGGCGCAGGAAGAAACCATCGCCTCGACCGCCGAAGCGCCGATCCGCTTCTCGAGCTACGGCAAGCGCGGCAGCGTCGCGCCTTTCGATCTGGACATCCGCCCCGGCGAAGTGGTCGGCGTCGCGGGCCTGCTCGGCTCCGGCCGCACCGAGACCGCCTTCCTGCTCTTCGGCATCGACCGCGCCGACAGCGGCACGGCGACCATCGACAACCAGCAGGTCGCCCTCTCATCCCCGGAAGCGGCGATTGCCAGCGGCTTCGGCTTCTGCCCGGAGGAACGCAAGACGGACGGCATCATCGGCGATTTTTCCGTCGCCGATAATATCGCGCTCGCAGTCCAGGCCCGCCAGGGCTGGGCAAAGCCGCTTTCCTCGCGCGAAAAGGCCGCACTCGCCGAGGGGTTCATCAAGTCGCTGGATATCCGGCCGCCCGATCCCAACAGACAGATGAAATTCCTCTCCGGCGGCAATCAGCAGAAGGCGATCCTCGCCCGCTGGCTGGCGACCGAACCCCGTCTGCTGATATTGGACGAACCGACGCGCGGCATCGATATCGGCGCGCATGCGGAAATCCTGAAAATGATCGAAAAACTCTGCGCCGACGGCATGTCGCTGGTGGTGATCTCCTCGGAACTGGAGGAACTGACCGCCATCGCCCACCGTGTCATCGTGCTTTCCGACCGCAAGCATATCGCCGAACTCAAGGGCGATCAGGTGACCGCCGACAACATCATGCAGGCGATCGCAGCACCGGCCCGCACGGAGGCCGCATGA
- a CDS encoding shikimate dehydrogenase: protein MAETLLKPLKAGLIGAGIQASLTPAMHMKEGAAQGFRYEYELIDLNLLGLTPSSLPELLDDAQARGLIGLNITHPCKQLVIPYLDELSDEARALGAVNTVVLKDGKRFGHNTDWWGFAESFRRGLPGADLGAAVQIGAGGAGVATAYAILSLGLKALTVFDREPDRAEQLAKTMSAIFPDASIRASSDIVSAMQDVSGIIHATPTGMAKYPGLPLPPELLRPHHWVAEIVYFPLETELLSVARQRGCQVLNGGGMAVFQAVGAFQLFTGREPDAARMLQHFEALTV, encoded by the coding sequence ATGGCCGAGACATTGCTGAAACCCTTGAAGGCCGGGCTGATCGGCGCCGGCATCCAGGCCTCGCTGACGCCGGCCATGCATATGAAGGAAGGCGCAGCTCAGGGCTTTCGATACGAATATGAGCTGATCGATCTCAATCTGCTCGGCCTGACGCCCAGCAGCCTGCCTGAACTCCTGGACGATGCGCAAGCACGCGGGCTGATTGGCCTCAACATCACACATCCCTGCAAGCAACTGGTCATTCCCTATCTCGACGAACTCTCCGACGAGGCGAGGGCCCTTGGCGCCGTCAACACCGTGGTGCTGAAGGACGGAAAGCGTTTTGGCCACAATACCGACTGGTGGGGTTTCGCCGAAAGTTTCCGGCGCGGTCTGCCGGGCGCCGATCTGGGCGCAGCAGTTCAGATCGGCGCCGGCGGCGCGGGCGTTGCGACGGCCTACGCGATCCTGTCCCTCGGTCTCAAGGCACTGACGGTGTTCGATCGCGAGCCTGACCGGGCCGAGCAGCTTGCGAAAACGATGTCGGCAATCTTTCCGGATGCGTCGATACGAGCCTCCTCCGATATCGTTTCGGCGATGCAGGATGTCTCGGGCATCATCCACGCTACGCCGACCGGGATGGCGAAATATCCGGGCCTGCCGCTGCCGCCGGAACTTCTCCGGCCGCATCACTGGGTAGCGGAGATCGTCTATTTTCCCCTCGAAACCGAGCTGCTGAGCGTTGCCAGGCAGCGCGGTTGCCAGGTGCTGAACGGCGGCGGCATGGCCGTCTTCCAGGCAGTCGGTGCCTTTCAGCTGTTCACCGGCCGGGAGCCGGATGCGGCCCGCATGCTCCAGCATTTCGAGGCACTGACAGTCTGA
- a CDS encoding TRAP transporter substrate-binding protein: protein MFNTMMKLALGIALPVMLFAGTASAEVRAHTLKFAAANNKGHPQVTGMEKFAEIVKAKSGGKIDVKLFPGGVLGGDVQTVSALQGGVVEMLVLNAGILSSNVKAFGAVDLPFLFNSGEEADKVMDGAFGKSLSEKLPATGLVGLAYWELGFRNLTNNRRAVTKLEDIKGLKIRTLQSPIPIELFNSLGANAVPLPYTELYTALETGTVDGQENPFANILNAKFYEVQKYLTVTRHQYNPQIVLVSKKFWDGLNDEEKGILQSAATEARDFQRKVSREADAKALDEIKKTGMQVTELNPAETQKIRDAVKPLIDKFSADVGADTVSLLFKELDAVRKK, encoded by the coding sequence ATGTTCAACACGATGATGAAACTGGCGCTCGGGATCGCCTTGCCGGTGATGCTGTTTGCCGGCACGGCATCCGCCGAAGTCCGCGCGCATACGCTGAAGTTCGCGGCCGCCAACAACAAAGGCCATCCGCAGGTCACCGGCATGGAAAAATTCGCCGAGATCGTCAAGGCGAAGAGCGGCGGCAAGATCGACGTCAAGCTGTTTCCGGGCGGCGTGCTCGGCGGCGACGTGCAGACCGTTTCCGCTCTTCAGGGCGGCGTGGTCGAGATGCTGGTGCTGAATGCCGGCATCCTCTCGAGCAACGTCAAGGCGTTCGGCGCCGTCGACCTGCCGTTCCTGTTCAACAGCGGGGAAGAAGCCGACAAGGTGATGGACGGCGCCTTCGGCAAGAGCCTTTCCGAGAAGCTGCCGGCGACCGGCCTCGTCGGCCTCGCCTATTGGGAACTCGGCTTCCGCAACCTCACCAACAACCGCCGCGCTGTGACCAAGCTCGAAGATATCAAGGGCCTGAAGATCCGCACGCTGCAGTCGCCGATCCCGATCGAGCTGTTCAACAGCCTCGGCGCCAACGCGGTGCCGCTGCCCTACACGGAACTCTACACCGCGCTCGAAACCGGAACGGTCGACGGCCAGGAAAACCCGTTCGCGAACATCCTCAATGCCAAGTTCTACGAAGTTCAGAAGTACCTGACGGTCACCCGTCACCAATACAATCCGCAGATCGTGCTGGTCAGCAAGAAGTTCTGGGACGGCCTGAACGACGAGGAGAAGGGCATTCTGCAGTCGGCAGCGACCGAAGCCCGCGACTTCCAGCGCAAGGTTTCCCGCGAAGCGGATGCCAAGGCGCTCGACGAGATCAAGAAGACCGGCATGCAGGTCACCGAACTCAACCCTGCTGAAACCCAGAAGATCCGCGATGCCGTGAAGCCGCTGATCGACAAGTTCAGCGCTGATGTGGGTGCCGATACCGTTTCGCTGCTCTTCAAGGAACTGGACGCCGTCCGCAAGAAGTAA
- a CDS encoding TRAP transporter large permease, whose product MTLTIFLGALLGPMALGVPIAFALILSGVALMMYMDIFDAQIVAQNVLNGADSFPLMAVPFFLLAGEVMNTGGLSKRIVNLAMALVGHVRGGLGFVAIFAACVLSSLSGSAVADAAALGALLYPMMIKSGHDPARTGGLLASASVIGPIIPPSIGFILYGVIGGVSITKLFLAGIVPGLLIALALCITWLIVARKEQFELPPRQSREVRIKALVDSIWALMLPVIIIVGLKFGVFTPTEAGVVAAVYSLFVSMVVYRELAPSELFNVFVAAAKITAVVMFLVACAAVSAWLITVADVPGDLVALLEPLMDNQTLLLLAIMALIVLVGTAMDMTPTILVMTPVLMPIIKQAGIDPVYFGVLFIINNSIGLITPPVGTVLNVICGVSKLSMEDLMKGVMPFLIAELIVLFLLVLFPQLVTVPVAWFGR is encoded by the coding sequence ATGACGCTCACTATTTTCCTCGGCGCCCTTCTCGGTCCCATGGCGCTCGGCGTGCCGATCGCGTTTGCGCTGATCCTCAGCGGCGTGGCGCTGATGATGTACATGGACATCTTCGACGCCCAGATTGTCGCGCAGAACGTGCTGAACGGCGCCGACAGCTTTCCGCTGATGGCCGTTCCCTTCTTCCTGCTTGCCGGCGAGGTGATGAATACCGGCGGCCTTTCGAAGCGTATCGTCAATCTCGCCATGGCCCTGGTCGGCCACGTGCGCGGCGGTCTCGGTTTCGTGGCGATCTTCGCCGCCTGCGTGTTGTCGAGCCTTTCGGGTTCGGCGGTGGCGGATGCCGCCGCGCTCGGCGCGCTTCTTTACCCGATGATGATCAAGTCGGGCCATGATCCAGCGCGGACCGGCGGACTGCTGGCATCGGCTTCGGTCATCGGGCCGATCATCCCGCCTTCGATCGGCTTCATCCTCTATGGCGTCATCGGCGGCGTCTCGATTACCAAGCTCTTCCTCGCCGGCATCGTTCCCGGCCTGCTGATCGCACTGGCGCTCTGCATCACCTGGCTGATCGTCGCCCGCAAGGAGCAGTTCGAACTGCCTCCGAGACAGAGCCGCGAGGTGCGCATCAAGGCGCTCGTCGACAGCATCTGGGCGCTGATGCTGCCGGTGATCATCATCGTCGGACTGAAGTTCGGCGTGTTCACGCCGACCGAAGCCGGCGTCGTCGCCGCCGTCTATTCGCTGTTCGTCTCGATGGTCGTTTATCGCGAGCTTGCGCCGTCCGAACTCTTCAACGTCTTCGTGGCAGCAGCAAAGATCACCGCGGTCGTGATGTTCCTGGTCGCCTGTGCTGCCGTATCCGCCTGGCTGATCACGGTTGCCGACGTACCCGGCGATCTCGTCGCGCTGCTCGAGCCGCTGATGGACAACCAGACGCTGCTGCTGCTCGCGATCATGGCGCTGATCGTCCTGGTCGGTACCGCGATGGACATGACGCCGACCATTCTGGTGATGACGCCGGTGCTGATGCCGATCATCAAGCAGGCGGGCATCGATCCGGTCTATTTCGGCGTGCTTTTCATCATCAACAACTCGATCGGCCTGATCACGCCGCCGGTGGGTACCGTACTTAACGTCATCTGCGGCGTCTCCAAGCTTTCGATGGAAGACCTGATGAAGGGCGTGATGCCCTTCCTGATCGCCGAACTGATCGTTCTCTTCCTTCTCGTCCTCTTCCCGCAACTGGTGACCGTGCCGGTCGCCTGGTTCGGGCGGTGA
- a CDS encoding M20 family metallopeptidase, whose translation MTLAISAKDIDDKALIDELKQWVEIETPTPDAAAVNLLADRVEAIGKAAGLETERVPGTLGFGDILAIRSPRPEGSNEKTVLILAHLDTVHAVGVIDNQLPLRQEGDKLYGPGIYDMKSGALMALEAMKLAVRHGSRMPIDLIFVPDEEMGSLSSRAFMEEAAKNAGYALVVEPARDGGKVVVARKGVAMYDVAVRGHASHAGTRPQDGRSAIRAAARLVLELEALNDTERGVTVTVGTIQGGTGRNTVPAECRLQVDVRVPDDVIASEITGKIEAMKPVDPDITFAIDGQINRPPFAQTEEGRRLFDVAAEIAGGLGIVLEGMTTGGGSDGNFTAALGVPTLDGLGADGAGAHTFSEHIFVSSVAPRTALLANLMISLDAR comes from the coding sequence ATGACGCTTGCCATTTCCGCCAAAGACATCGACGACAAGGCTCTTATCGACGAGTTGAAGCAGTGGGTCGAGATCGAGACGCCGACGCCTGATGCCGCGGCTGTCAATCTACTGGCGGATCGGGTCGAGGCGATCGGCAAGGCGGCCGGGCTGGAGACGGAGCGGGTACCGGGCACGCTCGGTTTCGGCGATATCCTGGCAATCCGCTCGCCGCGCCCGGAGGGCAGCAACGAAAAGACCGTTCTGATACTGGCGCATCTCGATACCGTGCATGCGGTCGGCGTAATCGACAACCAGCTGCCGCTGCGTCAGGAGGGGGACAAGCTCTATGGCCCCGGCATATACGACATGAAGTCCGGCGCGCTGATGGCGCTCGAGGCGATGAAGCTCGCAGTCAGGCACGGCAGCAGGATGCCGATCGACCTGATTTTCGTGCCCGACGAAGAGATGGGAAGCCTGTCGTCTCGCGCCTTCATGGAGGAGGCGGCGAAGAATGCAGGTTATGCGCTGGTAGTGGAGCCCGCGCGCGATGGCGGCAAAGTCGTCGTCGCCCGCAAAGGGGTCGCCATGTACGATGTCGCCGTGCGGGGACATGCCTCGCATGCCGGTACAAGGCCGCAGGATGGCCGCAGTGCCATTCGCGCAGCCGCCCGGCTGGTTCTGGAGCTTGAGGCGCTCAACGACACCGAACGCGGCGTTACGGTCACGGTCGGGACGATCCAGGGTGGAACGGGCCGCAACACCGTGCCGGCGGAATGCCGTCTGCAGGTTGACGTTCGTGTTCCCGACGATGTGATCGCCAGCGAGATCACCGGCAAGATCGAGGCGATGAAGCCCGTCGATCCGGATATCACCTTTGCAATCGACGGCCAGATCAACCGTCCGCCGTTCGCGCAGACCGAAGAGGGCAGGCGTCTTTTCGATGTTGCCGCAGAGATCGCCGGCGGTCTCGGCATCGTGCTGGAAGGAATGACGACGGGTGGGGGCTCGGACGGCAATTTCACGGCAGCGCTTGGCGTGCCGACGCTCGACGGGCTGGGTGCAGACGGTGCCGGCGCGCATACGTTCAGCGAGCATATCTTCGTCAGCAGCGTTGCGCCGCGCACCGCCCTGCTCGCCAATCTGATGATCTCGCTCGACGCGAGATAA